Proteins encoded within one genomic window of Balneolaceae bacterium:
- a CDS encoding glucosamine-6-phosphate deaminase codes for MNIQIFDTKKELGKQSAADAAEKIRSAIQKKGEANIILATGASQFETLGHLVKESDIDWSKVTMFHLDEYVGLPETHPASFRKYLRERFEQKVPPLKDAHYISGDSGNPKQECRRLNEIISKIDIDVALVGIGENGHLAFNDPPADFETEKPYIVVELDKACRQQQMGEGWFDSIEDVPKKAISMSIKQIMKSNHIVCSVPDQRKAEAVKNCFESEVTNIHPASVLQVHPNCTVYLDQESASMLTLDYN; via the coding sequence ATGAACATTCAAATTTTCGACACTAAAAAAGAGTTAGGTAAACAATCAGCGGCAGATGCGGCTGAAAAGATACGATCTGCCATTCAGAAAAAAGGAGAAGCCAATATTATTCTGGCCACCGGGGCCAGTCAGTTTGAAACATTAGGCCATCTTGTTAAGGAGTCTGATATCGATTGGTCAAAAGTTACCATGTTTCATCTGGATGAATATGTGGGTCTGCCTGAAACCCATCCTGCAAGTTTCAGGAAATACCTGAGAGAACGGTTCGAACAAAAAGTACCGCCATTGAAAGATGCACACTATATTAGTGGAGACAGTGGTAATCCGAAGCAGGAGTGCCGGCGATTGAATGAAATTATATCAAAAATAGATATCGATGTAGCGCTTGTAGGGATTGGCGAAAACGGACACTTAGCATTCAATGATCCGCCAGCGGATTTTGAAACTGAAAAACCGTATATCGTTGTGGAACTGGATAAAGCTTGCCGGCAACAACAGATGGGAGAAGGATGGTTTGATTCGATTGAAGATGTTCCCAAAAAGGCGATCAGTATGTCGATCAAACAGATCATGAAATCAAATCATATTGTCTGCTCTGTGCCCGATCAAAGAAAAGCGGAGGCTGTAAAAAATTGTTTTGAGAGTGAGGTTACAAATATACACCCGGCATCTGTCCTGCAAGTTCATCCAAATTGTACGGTCTATTTAGACCAGGAATCGGCTTCGATGCTGACGCTGGATTACAACTAA
- a CDS encoding EamA family transporter, translated as MKSKVWLIFALVTTIFWGVWGAFIEITEQAGFPATLGYVVWSLTMIPPALIALKLVDWEIEYDKRSILLGTAIGFLGAGGQLILFHGVSIGPAYIIFPIIALSPVITVLLSILILKEKTNTKGWIGIILALIAIPLLSYQPPDNTTVEGYWWLVLALGVFFAWGIQGFFMKFANETMSAESIFFYMALTGVLLSPIAIMMTDFSQEINWGFKGPYLAFLIQILNSIGALCLVFAYRYGKAIVVSPLTNAIAPVITIVISLVLYSVFPHTVTLIGMIVAIIATFLLAIVEESTEQVEEIDEKVDEVLAE; from the coding sequence ATGAAATCTAAAGTCTGGCTGATATTTGCCCTTGTTACCACAATATTCTGGGGTGTTTGGGGAGCGTTTATTGAAATCACAGAACAAGCCGGTTTCCCGGCCACACTTGGCTACGTAGTTTGGTCTCTAACCATGATCCCGCCTGCTCTAATAGCTCTTAAACTTGTAGATTGGGAAATTGAATACGACAAACGTTCTATTCTACTTGGGACAGCCATCGGATTTTTAGGTGCCGGTGGTCAGCTAATCCTGTTTCATGGAGTTAGTATCGGGCCGGCATATATTATTTTTCCGATTATAGCCCTCTCTCCCGTTATCACAGTTCTTCTTTCCATTCTTATCCTGAAAGAAAAAACCAATACCAAAGGATGGATTGGAATTATACTGGCATTGATTGCCATTCCACTTCTCTCCTATCAACCACCGGATAATACTACTGTAGAAGGATACTGGTGGTTGGTGTTAGCTCTGGGCGTATTTTTTGCTTGGGGAATTCAGGGATTCTTTATGAAATTTGCCAACGAAACCATGAGCGCCGAAAGTATCTTTTTCTACATGGCCCTGACAGGAGTTCTGCTCTCCCCTATCGCCATTATGATGACAGACTTTTCACAAGAAATTAACTGGGGTTTCAAAGGTCCTTACCTCGCCTTTTTAATTCAAATATTGAATTCAATTGGTGCCTTGTGTCTTGTTTTTGCGTACCGATACGGTAAAGCCATTGTAGTATCACCGCTTACAAATGCCATTGCGCCAGTTATTACAATTGTAATATCTCTTGTGCTCTACTCCGTTTTTCCACATACGGTAACACTGATTGGAATGATTGTTGCCATCATAGCCACTTTCCTTCTGGCTATTGTTGAAGAGAGCACAGAGCAAGTAGAAGAGATTGACGAAAAAGTTGACGAAGTTTTAGCAGAATGA
- a CDS encoding class II fructose-bisphosphate aldolase: protein MTLQEKFKELENEGKALLATNFYNYETLTGVLKAAEATGFPIILQTSPSTLDYLGLDVAVALARSALKKHNVEGWLHLDHAHSYELIQQCLEAGYDSVMIDASEKSFSDNVEITSRVTDLAKKYNANVEAELGYVAKLGQAQEKESGFTDPDEAKKFVDLTGVDALAVAIGSAHGFYKAEPNLDLDRLSKINKATPAALVLHGGSGIPDIQIKKSIPLGIRKINLATEIKDMFMNTLQKDLKDNDEIDLRKVFPSAIEQVNHLVQAKLNMINQPQA from the coding sequence ATGACTTTACAGGAAAAATTTAAAGAGCTTGAAAATGAAGGAAAGGCTTTACTTGCCACAAATTTCTATAACTACGAAACACTTACCGGTGTACTTAAAGCAGCTGAAGCCACCGGTTTTCCCATCATTTTACAGACCAGCCCCAGCACTCTTGATTATCTTGGATTAGATGTTGCCGTTGCTCTTGCAAGATCTGCCCTTAAAAAACACAATGTGGAGGGATGGCTTCACCTCGATCACGCTCACTCTTACGAACTAATTCAACAATGTCTGGAGGCCGGTTATGACTCAGTAATGATTGACGCAAGTGAAAAGTCGTTTTCTGATAATGTAGAGATTACCTCTCGTGTCACTGATCTGGCAAAAAAGTATAACGCCAATGTTGAGGCTGAGCTTGGTTATGTGGCAAAATTAGGACAGGCCCAGGAGAAAGAATCAGGCTTCACAGATCCGGATGAAGCAAAGAAATTTGTTGACCTAACCGGTGTCGATGCGTTGGCTGTGGCCATCGGATCGGCACATGGTTTTTACAAAGCGGAACCCAATCTCGACCTGGATCGATTGTCCAAAATTAATAAAGCCACACCTGCTGCGCTCGTACTTCATGGCGGCTCCGGCATTCCCGATATTCAAATTAAAAAAAGCATTCCGCTTGGTATTCGAAAAATTAACCTTGCCACAGAAATCAAAGATATGTTTATGAATACCTTGCAAAAGGATCTAAAAGACAATGACGAGATCGATTTGAGAAAGGTGTTTCCTTCTGCCATTGAGCAAGTGAACCACCTGGTTCAGGCTAAATTGAACATGATCAATCAACCGCAGGCCTGA
- a CDS encoding carbohydrate kinase family protein yields MEKRKIDVLVVGDLNVDLILNKINKPPQIGEEQMAREMDLTMGGSTAIFACNIAKLGSKVEFISKLGDDSFGKFLLNKLRLNHVGIDSIIVDNSLRTGATIILFIDDDRMMVTYPGSMEHLSVDEISNDILRSSKHIHTSAIFFQPLLKKELSQLFERAKNLGVSTSMDTQWDPNELWDVDLENILPNLDFFLPNEEEFIQLTNQADLESALNSVAHHDTCFVIKRGEKGVLMFNNGNRTELKSLPVPNIVDTIGAGDSFNAGFIQAHLKGLELGKCLEFGNKTAAVSTTAPGGISAIKSYNQVLETAKEFKQ; encoded by the coding sequence ATGGAAAAAAGAAAAATTGATGTTCTGGTTGTTGGCGATTTAAATGTTGATCTGATTTTGAATAAAATCAACAAACCACCGCAAATAGGGGAAGAGCAAATGGCCAGAGAGATGGACTTAACGATGGGTGGCTCAACGGCAATTTTTGCTTGTAATATTGCAAAACTTGGTTCAAAAGTAGAGTTTATTTCAAAATTGGGAGATGATTCTTTCGGAAAATTTCTCTTAAATAAATTGAGGTTAAACCATGTGGGTATCGACTCAATTATTGTAGATAATTCTCTTCGAACCGGTGCAACCATTATTCTTTTTATTGATGATGATCGAATGATGGTAACCTACCCAGGTTCTATGGAGCATTTGTCTGTGGATGAAATTTCAAATGATATACTTCGATCCTCAAAACATATCCATACATCTGCCATTTTTTTTCAACCATTATTGAAGAAAGAGTTAAGTCAACTATTTGAAAGGGCAAAAAATTTGGGAGTTTCAACCTCTATGGATACCCAATGGGATCCCAACGAGCTATGGGATGTAGATCTCGAAAACATCCTGCCAAATTTAGATTTCTTCTTACCTAATGAAGAAGAATTTATTCAGCTCACCAACCAAGCTGATCTTGAGAGTGCATTAAACTCGGTGGCTCATCACGATACTTGTTTTGTAATTAAACGAGGAGAAAAGGGAGTTTTAATGTTTAACAATGGGAATAGAACTGAACTAAAATCACTACCAGTTCCTAATATAGTTGACACGATAGGAGCGGGCGATAGTTTTAATGCCGGATTTATTCAAGCCCATTTAAAGGGATTAGAATTAGGCAAGTGTTTAGAATTCGGAAATAAAACAGCGGCTGTATCAACGACAGCGCCCGGTGGTATTAGTGCCATAAAAAGCTATAATCAAGTATTAGAAACAGCAAAAGAATTTAAACAATAA
- a CDS encoding PfkB family carbohydrate kinase, with protein sequence MAIPALRNIISKLITKENVNKSLLAICPNPSVDKVLHLKRLQTGKVNRCIDEKFYPGGKGVHVGLALKELQTDTKIAGFWSGPTGDWIQTKCSSYNVPSVGVHVEGWNRTCLTILTSENNKTDNTEILEIGPRISNQSLNDFFKVIEKETVEVKAMCVSGSWPKNCPKDVYQRLSSICERNNTDLWIDASGKRLQQALDVKPFGIHINKKEAKDLLGTDTNPVEYTEKLLTYCNVVALTDGANGLFLGYQDSILHAVCKVQDIVSTVGSGDCLTAGLLHAWYKEKELSTIAKTATACGAANCINPDLGMLQLSDVIEFEKKTTVESVR encoded by the coding sequence ATGGCAATTCCAGCTTTAAGAAATATTATATCTAAACTTATTACAAAAGAAAATGTTAATAAATCACTTCTGGCTATTTGTCCAAATCCGTCAGTTGATAAGGTTCTTCATCTTAAGCGACTTCAAACAGGAAAAGTAAACCGATGCATAGATGAAAAATTCTATCCCGGTGGAAAAGGTGTGCATGTGGGACTTGCTTTAAAAGAATTACAAACAGATACAAAAATAGCTGGTTTCTGGAGTGGGCCTACAGGAGATTGGATTCAGACTAAATGCAGCTCATATAATGTCCCCAGCGTTGGAGTTCATGTTGAAGGTTGGAACAGAACTTGTTTAACAATTCTAACTTCAGAAAATAATAAAACGGACAATACCGAAATCCTCGAAATTGGTCCCAGAATTTCAAATCAATCTCTTAATGATTTTTTCAAGGTCATTGAGAAAGAGACAGTTGAAGTAAAAGCAATGTGTGTCAGTGGATCCTGGCCCAAAAATTGCCCGAAAGATGTATATCAAAGACTTTCTTCAATTTGTGAACGGAATAACACGGACCTTTGGATTGATGCAAGTGGCAAAAGATTACAACAAGCTCTTGACGTAAAACCCTTCGGAATTCACATTAATAAAAAAGAAGCTAAAGATTTATTGGGGACAGATACCAATCCCGTTGAATACACCGAAAAACTATTAACCTACTGCAATGTTGTTGCTCTGACGGATGGAGCCAATGGTCTTTTTTTGGGATATCAAGATTCAATATTACATGCAGTTTGCAAGGTGCAGGATATAGTAAGCACAGTTGGAAGCGGTGACTGTTTAACCGCTGGCCTGCTTCATGCCTGGTATAAAGAGAAAGAACTTTCTACCATTGCAAAAACAGCAACCGCCTGTGGAGCCGCAAATTGCATTAACCCTGATTTAGGAATGCTGCAACTCTCTGACGTAATAGAGTTTGAAAAAAAGACAACTGTAGAAAGTGTACGTTAA
- a CDS encoding SIS domain-containing protein, whose product MDIEKTNTIHTRKEIEGQPALWVETIEQTNNDKRIQGFLNPLYKKEKLNVILTGAGSSSFIGETVETYFKFMPGVNARAISTTSLVTHFKSLVDFDIPLLLISFARSGNSPESNAIVDIAERFNKEVHHIAITCNAHGKLAQTVSKLENGLTIILPPQSEDKGLAMTGSFTSMILTALYIATSQKSDGHAQIIENISDSAKKVIKSCSTGLKNLSFKSFDRIVFLGSGPLEGIAKESHLKVQELTDGKVVGKHDSFLGFRHGPKAVVNNKTVIVFLFSPDEKVFRYEKDLVNEIQQDGIAMHCMGVFCDKNQAKEVELDQKIIFNLNNSAKVSPFISVLYVLPAQILGYYKSLDLGLDPDAPSQNNVISRVVKGVTIYN is encoded by the coding sequence ATGGATATTGAAAAAACAAATACCATTCATACAAGGAAAGAAATCGAAGGACAACCAGCTCTATGGGTAGAGACTATTGAGCAAACAAATAACGACAAAAGAATTCAAGGTTTTTTAAACCCTCTATATAAAAAAGAAAAATTAAATGTAATTCTAACGGGTGCTGGAAGTTCATCTTTTATTGGGGAAACTGTTGAAACTTATTTTAAATTCATGCCCGGAGTGAATGCAAGGGCGATATCTACTACCTCACTGGTAACCCATTTTAAAAGTCTTGTTGATTTTGATATTCCACTACTCTTAATCTCTTTTGCACGATCTGGAAACAGCCCCGAAAGCAATGCAATTGTTGATATAGCAGAACGATTTAACAAAGAAGTACATCATATTGCTATTACCTGTAATGCACATGGTAAACTTGCTCAAACGGTAAGCAAATTAGAAAATGGACTGACTATTATTTTGCCGCCGCAATCTGAAGATAAAGGATTGGCTATGACCGGCAGCTTTACATCAATGATTCTAACAGCATTATACATTGCCACTTCACAGAAATCAGATGGTCATGCTCAAATTATTGAAAATATTTCCGATAGTGCTAAAAAGGTTATTAAGAGCTGTTCCACAGGATTAAAAAATCTTTCATTCAAGTCATTTGACAGAATTGTATTCCTGGGATCGGGGCCTCTGGAGGGAATTGCAAAAGAATCGCATCTCAAAGTCCAGGAACTAACGGACGGTAAGGTTGTTGGCAAGCACGATTCTTTTCTTGGATTCAGGCATGGTCCAAAAGCGGTTGTAAATAATAAAACCGTTATTGTATTTCTATTTTCGCCAGACGAAAAAGTTTTTAGGTATGAGAAAGATCTTGTTAATGAAATACAACAAGACGGGATAGCAATGCACTGTATGGGTGTTTTTTGTGATAAAAATCAGGCAAAAGAAGTTGAACTGGATCAAAAAATTATTTTTAACCTCAACAATTCAGCAAAAGTGTCGCCCTTCATTTCTGTTTTATATGTTCTCCCGGCTCAAATACTTGGATATTACAAATCACTTGATCTGGGCTTAGATCCCGACGCACCTTCACAAAACAATGTAATATCCCGGGTCGTGAAGGGAGTAACTATTTACAACTGA
- a CDS encoding Gfo/Idh/MocA family oxidoreductase, with the protein MNFNRRDFLKKSGLATLGLTGLGTFGKREKNGPYQFRKEHEQTFNMHNYAAPAIDLVRIGFIGVGSRGSGHVRRLRQIEGTEIRALCDIDESALNEVLEDFDQPVDTYTGSEDAWKELCERDDLDLIINAAPWHLHTPICLYAMENGKHTATEIPAAQSLEECWALVEASERTKKHCYIMENACYGEFEMVTLNMAREGYFGELIHAEGAYIHQLMRHNFTRGNYHNMWRFRENATRNGNLYPMHGLGSIAQSMEINYGDQMKYMVSVSSADFMMQKRTRELAESDPFFEDFVDNEFRGNMNTSIIKTFKGRTIMLQHDVTSPRPYSRIHLLSGTEGIAREYPEPRIANSHDGWLEQEEFDAVIEKYKPEIIKRVGEMARQMGGHGGMDTLMTWRLIDCLRNGIPLDMDVYDAASWSSVIPLSEWSVANEATPIHFPDFTSGAWRTNKPNMDIELERGGTTQFA; encoded by the coding sequence ATGAACTTCAATCGCAGAGATTTTCTTAAAAAAAGCGGACTTGCAACACTCGGACTAACTGGGCTTGGAACGTTTGGAAAAAGGGAAAAAAATGGACCTTATCAATTTAGAAAAGAGCATGAGCAGACCTTTAATATGCATAACTATGCTGCACCGGCTATTGATTTGGTCCGGATTGGTTTTATAGGAGTTGGAAGCAGGGGAAGTGGTCATGTAAGAAGGCTCAGACAGATTGAAGGAACTGAAATCAGGGCTCTTTGTGATATAGATGAATCAGCACTGAATGAGGTACTTGAAGATTTTGATCAGCCCGTAGATACTTACACAGGCAGTGAAGATGCGTGGAAAGAGTTGTGTGAAAGAGATGATCTTGACCTGATAATCAATGCTGCTCCGTGGCATTTGCACACCCCGATCTGTCTCTATGCAATGGAAAATGGTAAGCACACAGCCACTGAAATACCGGCTGCACAAAGTTTGGAAGAGTGCTGGGCGCTCGTAGAAGCATCAGAGCGGACCAAGAAACACTGCTATATCATGGAAAATGCTTGCTATGGCGAGTTCGAAATGGTGACTCTGAATATGGCCAGGGAAGGATACTTTGGAGAACTGATTCATGCTGAGGGCGCTTATATACACCAACTTATGCGTCATAATTTTACGAGAGGCAACTATCATAATATGTGGCGCTTCCGTGAAAATGCTACTCGGAATGGTAATCTTTATCCCATGCATGGATTAGGCAGTATAGCACAGAGCATGGAAATTAACTATGGAGATCAGATGAAATATATGGTCTCCGTTTCAAGTGCCGACTTTATGATGCAAAAAAGAACCCGGGAGCTGGCTGAAAGCGATCCATTCTTTGAAGATTTTGTTGATAATGAGTTCCGGGGAAATATGAATACCAGCATTATCAAAACCTTTAAAGGGCGAACCATTATGCTTCAGCATGATGTGACTTCACCCCGGCCGTACTCTCGAATTCATTTGTTAAGTGGAACAGAAGGGATTGCCCGCGAATATCCCGAACCGCGAATTGCAAACAGTCATGATGGATGGCTTGAGCAGGAAGAGTTTGATGCAGTTATCGAAAAGTATAAACCTGAGATTATTAAACGAGTTGGCGAAATGGCCCGGCAAATGGGAGGCCATGGAGGAATGGATACACTCATGACCTGGCGATTGATTGACTGTCTCAGAAATGGAATTCCATTGGATATGGATGTGTACGATGCTGCTTCCTGGAGTTCGGTGATTCCGTTAAGCGAATGGTCAGTGGCAAATGAGGCCACTCCGATCCATTTTCCTGATTTTACGTCAGGTGCATGGCGAACAAATAAACCCAATATGGATATTGAGCTGGAAAGAGGTGGGACCACACAATTTGCATAG
- a CDS encoding Gfo/Idh/MocA family oxidoreductase — protein MSNQYDRKDFLKISSTAMGGAMLTSMGLSKISFARKKNVLDQDSPVRLGFVGIGGRGQWHLSSALGIPGVQVPAICEIKPERLYTAKRWVEESGQPTPTLYGADEDETAFKRMCEEEELDAIICSTSWKWHAPVVLAAMNNDKHAACEVPLMLTLDEAWEIVETHESTGKWASTVLGGFPDVTLLNMIRQGLLGDMIHAEGGYIHDLRFVKHAPDEEPWRLWHSIYRNGNLYPDHPMRTIMPALDINHGDRIDYLISMSSKAVMLNDYAADQYGKEHPYATKEMKQGDYNASLIRTVDGKMITLNFDTNTPHPRGNYRFQGTKGVYLRDRGTNRIYVEGQSPESHEWEPAEKYRDEYESPILKNYDPPERVVEIRGHGGSNRQTSINWTNLVEAIRNDTSPYIDTYDSVTSSAVSAITEKSIAEGCRPVDFPDFTRGKWQNRAPILEQA, from the coding sequence ATGAGCAATCAATACGACAGAAAGGATTTTCTGAAAATTTCATCGACAGCAATGGGTGGCGCAATGCTAACCTCAATGGGTTTGTCAAAAATCTCTTTCGCAAGGAAAAAGAATGTTTTGGATCAGGACAGCCCCGTTCGTCTTGGGTTTGTTGGAATCGGTGGCCGTGGTCAGTGGCACTTAAGTTCAGCTCTTGGAATTCCGGGCGTTCAGGTTCCGGCAATATGTGAAATCAAACCGGAGCGGTTGTACACAGCCAAACGATGGGTAGAAGAATCAGGTCAGCCAACTCCAACCTTGTATGGAGCTGATGAAGACGAAACTGCTTTCAAGAGAATGTGCGAGGAGGAAGAACTCGATGCTATCATCTGCTCTACATCATGGAAATGGCACGCCCCGGTTGTTCTTGCGGCCATGAATAACGATAAACATGCCGCCTGCGAAGTGCCGCTAATGCTAACTCTCGATGAGGCTTGGGAAATAGTAGAAACGCACGAAAGTACAGGTAAATGGGCAAGCACCGTATTAGGTGGCTTTCCGGATGTGACCCTTTTAAATATGATTCGCCAAGGATTGCTGGGTGATATGATTCACGCTGAAGGAGGGTATATCCACGATCTTAGATTTGTGAAGCACGCCCCGGATGAAGAACCCTGGAGATTATGGCATTCTATCTACAGAAACGGGAACCTCTATCCTGATCATCCCATGAGAACGATCATGCCGGCCCTGGATATTAATCACGGTGATCGCATTGACTACCTGATTTCCATGAGTTCCAAAGCTGTAATGTTGAACGATTATGCTGCCGATCAATATGGCAAAGAACACCCATACGCCACAAAAGAGATGAAACAGGGAGATTACAACGCCTCACTGATTCGAACGGTTGACGGCAAGATGATAACTCTGAATTTCGATACGAATACTCCACACCCGAGAGGAAATTATCGTTTTCAGGGCACCAAAGGTGTTTACCTGAGAGATCGTGGTACCAATCGTATTTATGTTGAAGGCCAAAGTCCGGAATCGCATGAATGGGAACCAGCTGAAAAATACAGGGATGAGTATGAATCACCAATCCTGAAAAATTATGATCCACCGGAACGAGTTGTTGAGATTCGCGGCCATGGAGGCTCAAACAGACAGACATCTATCAACTGGACGAACCTGGTTGAAGCCATTCGAAATGACACATCACCATACATTGATACCTATGATTCCGTAACCAGCAGTGCTGTATCTGCGATTACTGAAAAATCGATAGCTGAGGGCTGCAGGCCAGTTGATTTTCCTGACTTTACAAGAGGAAAATGGCAAAACAGAGCACCGATTTTAGAGCAAGCATAA
- a CDS encoding amidohydrolase family protein, which translates to MNNRRNFLKKTGLAGLGLTGLGFLGSNSTQAKSTKPTEEQVTGDLRLLDWEPIPQLVVEETIITKPKFPVIDIHNHLRDLDRTEEYLKAMDEAGVWKVVSLDGRSEDGFYKEHLEVSNSVAEERFIVFYRIDYSRIDEPNYGEDEADRLEQAVEAGLRGIKVSKSLGLRYRDASGELIRVDDQRLDPVWARAGELGIPVLMHISDPKAFFTPIDRYNERYDELGAHPDWGFSGPEFLEKEELLRQRNRVFERHPDTTFIATHMANLPEELGRVSMWLEKYPNIYVDIDARISELGRQPYTARKFMIKHQDRVLFGTDTAPNVESYRVYYRFLETG; encoded by the coding sequence ATGAATAACAGAAGAAATTTTCTCAAAAAAACAGGATTGGCTGGGTTGGGACTAACCGGTTTGGGGTTTCTTGGGTCAAATTCAACCCAGGCAAAATCAACGAAACCTACCGAAGAACAGGTAACGGGTGATCTGAGGTTGCTGGATTGGGAACCTATACCACAACTTGTTGTGGAAGAGACGATCATTACAAAACCAAAATTCCCGGTTATTGATATCCACAATCATTTGAGGGACCTGGATAGAACGGAGGAGTATCTCAAAGCAATGGATGAGGCAGGCGTTTGGAAAGTTGTGAGTTTGGATGGAAGATCTGAAGACGGCTTTTACAAAGAGCATCTGGAAGTCTCAAACAGTGTTGCCGAGGAAAGGTTTATCGTATTTTATCGAATTGATTACAGCAGGATTGATGAACCGAATTATGGTGAAGATGAAGCGGACAGGCTTGAGCAAGCAGTTGAAGCGGGACTTCGGGGAATTAAGGTGTCTAAATCACTTGGATTACGCTATAGAGATGCGAGCGGAGAATTGATTCGCGTGGATGATCAGCGCCTTGATCCTGTTTGGGCAAGGGCCGGTGAATTAGGTATTCCTGTGTTGATGCACATCTCAGATCCAAAAGCATTTTTCACCCCGATTGACAGGTACAATGAGCGCTACGATGAACTGGGTGCACATCCAGACTGGGGATTTTCCGGCCCTGAATTTCTTGAAAAAGAGGAGCTTTTGCGGCAACGAAACCGTGTATTTGAACGTCATCCGGATACAACATTCATAGCCACTCATATGGCAAACTTGCCGGAAGAGTTGGGCAGAGTATCGATGTGGTTAGAGAAATATCCAAACATCTATGTGGATATTGATGCCCGAATTAGTGAGTTGGGACGCCAGCCATACACCGCCCGGAAGTTTATGATAAAACATCAGGACAGGGTGCTTTTTGGTACCGATACAGCCCCGAATGTGGAATCATACAGGGTGTACTATCGGTTCTTGGAGACCGGATGA
- a CDS encoding Gfo/Idh/MocA family oxidoreductase, with translation MSNKFDRKDFLKMSTAGLSTSVLAGMSLSKPVVAKKRTTQQQPIRLGFVGIGGRGTWHLSAALGIEGVKVPAISEIRADRLENAKNMIEASGRPSPTLYGQGPNGETDFVKMSEEEDLDAIICATSWKWHAPICLAAMNNDKHVACEVPLVLTLDEAWKIVETYEKTGKWASTVLGGFPDVTLLNMIRKGLFGEVLHIEDGYVHDLRFVKNNVEREPWRLQHSIDRNGNLYPDHPMRTIMPAMDINHGDRIDFLVSMSSKAVMLNRYAAEQFGPDHPDATRDMNQGDYNASLIRTVNGKMITLNFDTNTPHPRESFRLQGSKGVYEDGADLETIYLEGPSPESHEWESAEPYLEEYEHPMLKNYNPPPRIGGAIEGHGRRMDQTPINWHNLITAINEGIQPYIDTYDSVTSSAVSAVTEASVANNGRPVDFPDFTKGKWKERTPIFMDA, from the coding sequence ATGAGTAATAAATTTGACAGAAAAGATTTCTTAAAGATGTCCACTGCCGGTTTAAGCACATCCGTTCTTGCCGGAATGAGTTTATCAAAACCGGTAGTTGCCAAAAAGAGAACAACGCAACAGCAGCCGATTCGTCTTGGGTTTGTGGGAATTGGCGGTCGGGGAACCTGGCATTTAAGTGCTGCTCTTGGTATTGAAGGGGTTAAAGTGCCTGCAATTAGTGAAATTCGGGCAGACCGGCTCGAAAATGCAAAAAACATGATTGAAGCGTCCGGGAGGCCGTCTCCTACATTATACGGGCAAGGTCCCAATGGCGAAACCGATTTTGTAAAAATGTCTGAAGAGGAAGATCTGGATGCCATCATTTGTGCCACTTCCTGGAAATGGCATGCTCCCATTTGCCTGGCAGCAATGAACAACGATAAGCATGTAGCCTGTGAAGTTCCATTGGTGCTTACCCTCGATGAAGCATGGAAAATTGTAGAAACTTATGAGAAGACAGGAAAATGGGCGAGTACTGTTTTGGGCGGTTTTCCAGATGTTACTCTATTGAATATGATTCGAAAAGGTCTGTTTGGGGAAGTTCTGCATATTGAGGACGGATATGTTCATGACCTTAGATTTGTGAAAAATAACGTAGAGCGTGAACCGTGGAGACTCCAACATTCCATTGACCGGAATGGAAATCTCTACCCCGATCATCCTATGAGAACTATTATGCCGGCGATGGATATTAACCACGGCGATCGAATCGATTTTTTGGTTTCTATGAGCTCAAAAGCTGTTATGCTGAACCGGTATGCTGCAGAACAGTTTGGTCCCGATCATCCCGATGCTACCCGCGATATGAATCAGGGTGATTATAACGCTTCCCTGATTCGAACGGTAAACGGTAAAATGATTACGCTCAATTTCGACACTAATACACCTCACCCCAGGGAGAGCTTTCGCCTCCAGGGATCGAAAGGTGTGTATGAAGATGGTGCCGATCTGGAAACCATCTATCTTGAGGGACCAAGTCCGGAATCTCATGAGTGGGAATCAGCCGAGCCGTACCTTGAAGAGTACGAACATCCCATGTTGAAGAATTATAACCCACCACCACGTATTGGTGGTGCTATTGAGGGACATGGCCGACGCATGGACCAGACACCTATTAATTGGCATAACCTGATTACGGCGATTAATGAAGGAATCCAGCCTTACATCGATACCTATGACTCTGTCACAAGTAGCGCTGTTTCTGCTGTTACTGAGGCTTCCGTTGCAAATAACGGACGCCCGGTTGATTTTCCAGATTTTACAAAAGGAAAATGGAAAGAAAGGACTCCGATTTTTATGGATGCCTGA